In Nostoc sphaeroides, the genomic window TCAATAACCGGGCACAGAGAAATGAGAGTTTGAGAGATATTTTGCGTAAGTCCTAAGATAAATTCGATAAACAGTGCATCTTCCCGATTAAGCCGGGTTTTTTTATGCTTATTGTGTGATTTATGCTTTTATATTTATGGTTTATGTGATGATTGACTGCTAACTATTGACTATTGACCATAGAGCATTGACTATAACCATTGGCAAATGACAGATGACTAATGACTAATGACTAATCAAAAACGTGTTTGCATTATTTTGGGTACTCGTCCAGAAGCGATTAAACTAGCTCCTGTGATTCAGGTTTTCCAAAAGTCTTCAAGTTTTGAGTCGCAAGTAATTCTAACTGGACAGCATAGAGAGATGGTTGAGCAAGTTATGCAACTGTTCAACATTAAGGCAAATTATGACTTGGAAATTATGCAGGTTCAGCAATCTCTAAATGATATTACCTGCCGTAGTTTACAAGGGTTAGAAGCATTATTTAAGGAGAAAAAACCAGATTTAGTGGTGGTGCAGGGAGACACTACCACGGCTTTTGCCGCAGCTTTGGCAGCTTTTTATCAAAAAATTCCTATCGGTCATGTAGAAGCAGGTTTAAGAACTGATGATATCTTAAATCCTTACCCAGAAGAAGCTAATCGGCGGTTGATTTCTCAAATTACTCAGTTGCACTTTGCGCCGACTCCTTGGGCTGTGGAAAATTTGCACCGTTCTGGTGTTTTGGGTGAAATTCACATGACGGGTAACACGGTAATTGATGCATTGTTGAATGTAGCTGCAACCCAAGCAGTTTGTAATGTACCAGGTTTAGACTGGGATTCATACCGCGTTCTGTTAGCAACAGTTCATCGTCGGGAGAATTGGGGAGAACCTCTGTTAGCGATCGCTCAAGGCTTTTTACAAATCTTAGACAAGTTTCCTGATACAGCTTTGCTATTACCATTACACCGCAATCCCACAGTGCGAGTTCCGTTACAAGAACTTTTAGGCAATCATCCCCGAATTTTCTTGACAGATCCTCTAGATTATGGGGAATTGGTGGGTGCAATTGGGCGATCGCATCTTTTGCTAACTGACTCTGGTGGCTTGCAAGAAGAAGCCCCCAGCTTGGGAAAACCAGTACTAGTTTTAAGAGATACCACAGAAAGACCAGAGGCTGTTGCAGCCGGTACAGCCAAACTTGTAGGCACTACGAGTGAGAATATTTTTGCAAATGCTGCTGAGTTACTCAGTGATCCAGATGCTTATGAAGCAATGGCAAATGCAATTAATCCCTTTGGGG contains:
- the wecB gene encoding non-hydrolyzing UDP-N-acetylglucosamine 2-epimerase; translated protein: MTNQKRVCIILGTRPEAIKLAPVIQVFQKSSSFESQVILTGQHREMVEQVMQLFNIKANYDLEIMQVQQSLNDITCRSLQGLEALFKEKKPDLVVVQGDTTTAFAAALAAFYQKIPIGHVEAGLRTDDILNPYPEEANRRLISQITQLHFAPTPWAVENLHRSGVLGEIHMTGNTVIDALLNVAATQAVCNVPGLDWDSYRVLLATVHRRENWGEPLLAIAQGFLQILDKFPDTALLLPLHRNPTVRVPLQELLGNHPRIFLTDPLDYGELVGAIGRSHLLLTDSGGLQEEAPSLGKPVLVLRDTTERPEAVAAGTAKLVGTTSENIFANAAELLSDPDAYEAMANAINPFGDGHAAERILQIVQNYLGVSSETST